TTTGATGGAACTACCTCTCTGACAATTCTTTTTGGTTCTTGGGCTACAGCAATTAGGCCAGTCTTAATCCTTGTTTTGATGGAACTACCTCTCTGACTTGACCGAATTTATGTTGGATGTTTTAGGATATTCAATGTCTTAATCCTTGTTTTGATGGAACTACCTCTCTGACTTTATATTTTTTTCATCTTATGATAAGTAAATGGTTGTCTTAATCCTTGTTTTGATGGAACTACCTCTCTGACAATAACAGAACTTTTGAAAGAAAATGCCACATCAGCGTCTTAATCCTTGTTTTGATGGAACTACCTCTCTGACTACTGCACAAGGGGGAGAGCTGGAAAGAGAGGGTCTAAAGGTCTTAATCCTTGTTTTGATGGAACTACCTCTCTGACCTTTAAAAGTAAAAGATTTAGAATTGTCAGGAAGAACCGTCTTAATCCTTGTTTTGATGGAACTACCTCTCTGACTTGCTTGGCTTGTGAAATATCTCACAAGTTCACTTTTTGTCTTAATCCTTGTTTTGATGGAACTACCTCTCTGACTGTGGTTTACATCAATAATTACAGTATAGGCGCTGAATTGTCTTAATCCTTGTTTTGATGGAACTACCTCTCTGACAGCCCTTTTTGTAATTTCTATGATAATCAGCGACTTATGTATCGTGTCCGTATTGTTATTTTTCGAAAAACATCAAAAAGGTACATCATTTTGGTTCACCAAATTTACGAAATTTGTTCCTCAAATCAAAAGAAAAGGGTGTTTTTGTTGCTGAAAATAGAGATTCAGATCAATTGTTTTTAAATTTTAAAAGCCTTTAACAGGTTGCTTTCAAGGGTGTCTTTTGAGTTGGCGGTGGATCGAATGGTTTTGAACAATTCATCCGGCAATCGTTTTGACCCGAAATAGAAAAATTTAAGCTGGCCCTTATACTGGTTGGTAAACTGGGTAATGGTTTCCAATGAGAGTTTGTCATCCTCATCATGGAAGAAAAGTACGTCAGTAAGAGCCACCGGAATGGATTCGAAATCATTGGCAGCATAGGGATGGAGTTTTTCGTTCGAAAATCCTATTTTACTCAGATAGCTGTGGATGTTTTTGTCTTTTTGAGTGTCAGAAATCACGGCCATTCTCAAATCTTTAAAGGTTTTTCGTTCTGAAACGAGGAGGGCATCAATTTTCTTTTTAGCCTGCTCTTCAACAAGTTTTGGAAGCTTCCAGAAATATAGCCATAACAACGCTAATACGGTCATCCCGGCACCTGGAAGGCCGAGGATATTCAACCGTAGTTTGAATGCTTCAAGCGCTGTAACTTTTTCTTCCAGGGTTTTAATTTTTTGGTCCAGCGCTAGAGATTCCGTATTTTTGCCAGTGGTAGCCTGGACTTCTGCAGGAGTTATTTCCTGGGTGACGATTTGTTGTGTCGTATCCAAACCAGCCATTACCAAGGTGGATTGCCATAATAAAATAACCAGGACAGATACAATGCGGATTGATTGTGTTGTTTGCATAATGGTTGTCTTTTTAGTTTTAAACGAAAGCTGTTTTTACACTCTGTACGTATTGATAAATTCCAGCATTTCCTTGGTTCTTCCATAAAGGGAAAATTGGGAATTTGCTGCATGAATCCTTTCACGGTGATCAGTAATCCAGAAGAAATACTCGCCAAAATGGATCATAAACAAAGATGTATCCCTGATCAATTGCTCCATCAGTTTGATGCGTTCCTCTATCGCTTGCTTTTTTGATGCTTCCATCTCGCTCAGCACCTTTGCATTCGGACAATAGGCTAAATGCCTGTTGTCGATGATGGCTAAGTCATAGGTCTTGTTTTCTAAATCTTCGGCAGAAGTAAAGATGTCTACGATTGTGAAATTAAGCTGATGCAAAAATGCCTTTAATTTTTGGCCTTTAGCCGGATCATTTGTAATCAATAAGATAGGATTGGTAATTTCCTGGTGGGAAAGTTTGGAGACACTTTTTATATCTTCCTGAGTCATTTTATCTATCAGGTAGAGTATGGATTCCCCGACTTTATTCAGTTCCAGGTTTGCAGTTGTGTCTTCTATCAGAGCAGCCATTTTACGGTCATACACTTCATTGTATCTACGGCATATTTGCAGGAATTCTGAATGGAGGTCCGAATCCCTGATTAACACCTCTTTTAAATTTTCAATAATGGTTTTGATCTTATTTTCAGAAAATAAGTTTTTCAAATCCCTTTTTAACGTATCTATGTTCATTTGTTAAGTTTTTGCTGATTCACTTTATGGCAAGGATTACTTTTATTTCATTGAATTTTTCCACCAGTTCAAGCCTGAAACTTTCCAGGGGTTTTTCGCTGAGGAAACCTCCGTGATTGATATCATTTCGTAACCAGGTCAGGGATTCATAGGGAGCCAGGAGCTGTTGGATGGTTTCATTTTTTAACACCATGTTGATGATTTCCACGTTTTGAGCTGCCGGATCGTACCAGTCTTTTAAGTCGATTCCTTTCTGACCAATCAATATCGCCTGGCTCATAAGGGTTCTGTGGGTTTCATTGGCAGGGTCAAGTTCTATAAATCCATTATTGTCTATGTTACAAAAATGGGTAAGCAGGCCTTCCTGAAGTTGCGTAATGCCCTGCTGGATGAGGTCGTGATCGATACACCACTGAACGGCAGATATCCAGTTGGGCATCTGCTGGTTGAAGTTTTTCAGTTTTTGTTGCAACTTATCCAGTATAGGCTGAAGCGCAGGGATTACTTTTGGGTTTTTGGAAATAGCTGCCAGGTTTTCAGCAATATGGTCGAAAGTTTTCCCTGCCATGATTTCATTTCCCCGGTTGGTGGCCATGATGCCTGATAACTGGTTTAAATTTTTTGATAGCAGCTTCAATGCTTCTAAAGGAGGGGATGTTTCTTTCGCGGAATGTACCATTGGAGCGGTTTTACCTTCCGTCAGGGCGATCATTTTGGCGGTATTGCCTGATTTGACAAAGTTATCAGCGGCAATGGACCATTCCTGGAGTTCATGAAACCCGGTCAGGTCCAGCAATGGAACGATCCTTTGTTCCGGATCCGGGATTCGCTCTTCAATATTGAATCTCGACCCAAGGGCGTCAAAAGCTCCGTAGGTGATGGCCTTCACTTTTATACCTTTTAAGGCTTTGGCGTAATTCATCAACACCATGCCCAGCATCGGCAAGGACCGGAATCCGTGGGTAATATCGAAGTAAACTTCATCGCCTTCTTCCATTTTGTTAAAGAATAATTCAAAAATTTGCCAGATTTCAGCTTCTGAGAATCCTTTGGGAACGCCGGTTATCTCCTCAATGGCCGCTTTGAGTTTCATCTGCCACAACCTGTTTTTAAGGCCTTCTTCTTCGCCAGGGTAAATTGCTCCCAGCCAGTTGTTCTTTTCGGCCTCATCGGTCAGGAAAACAAGGATGCGATCATCCGCACACCAATCCCTGCAATGCATTTCCACGACGGCCTCCTGTACAAAACGGACTACCGGGCTACGAAAACGCCGGTCCTGGTTTTCATATCGGCACTTTTGGTAGTGACTGTTGCCGAGGAAGGTTAGGAGGGTTTTGCGTGGCATGGGTGTCAGGTTTGTTTTATCTTTCTTGTTGAACCTCTCTCATGTATCCATAACCAACAGCTGTTTTGGCACCTATGCCATGGGAAGTAAGGGCAGATGTCAGCCATGCATAAATCAGGTCAAGTAAAGTATGTTCTCCACTTAATTGCATTGGGGTAGATAATTTTTCAAAACCATTCCAATTGGATAAAGCCATATTTTTTGAAACGCCAACAAAAGTTTCAAATTTGGATCCTCTGGCAACGGTTAAAAACGGAATTGGATTAGGATTTTGAAAATCGGTTGGAGCCGTTTTATTATTGTACCATTCAGGATAATGTACATTCATAATATCTACCTCCAAATTTGGAGCTTCCACCGGGAAGGCATCAAAAAACTGAGCATTTCCTTTTTGGTGTTGTTCATTGTAGCTTTTCTCGTCGCTTCCAAAGATATATACAAAAAGCGGGTTTTTCAAAGCTCTATCTTCTGCATGCTTTAAATCAACTTTCCCTTCTGCCAGGTCAATTGAAAATATTTCAGTTATAATCCAGCTTCTCAAAGTTCCCTTAATAGAAGTGGCCGGAATATAGGGAAATCCGTACACGTGATGTAAAGTCATTCCAGTTTCATATACTGATGCACCTCCTCCTCCGACACCAACAACCATGCGCCAATCAGGATGCAGGCGAATTTTTTTATAGTTATTTTTAAACAAGGACTTCATTAAATTTTCATGCCTTGATTTAATTGCATCAAATTTTTTCGGATCTCCAAAATTTGCACTGATTTCAAATTTATGCCCGGATTCACTTCCATCCTTTCTCCGGCGATAGTCGTTTTTATAGAAGTAGAATTTACCAAATTTGTTATCAGGAATGAATCTGGCTGCCTTGTATAGTTTCAGCGAAAAATTATCAATATCATGAATGGGCAAATTTCTTACTTCTTTTGGTAGGAAGGTATCACGTAAATTCAGGCTATCATCGATTCTTCCCCTTGGATGATCATTCCTTTGTTGCTGAACATGTTCAACATTTCGAATGGGTAGATGTTTAGGAGGTTCTTGACGTAAAATATTATTTCCATCAACGATGATTTTTGTGATCTTGCCAGAAACCATTTCATATTCACAGTCCTTCCCGTCAAGACTGGTGTCAGGAAGGCCTACGTATGAAAGGGGCATTGGGGCTTTACCATTGAGCCGATCAAGTTCAACTACTACTCTCCCTTTATTTGATTTGTAAACTTTTAATACTCCTTTTGCCATGATATTATGCTTTTAAGACTTCTTTTTATCAATTAATCCTTCTGTGAATCGGCGATGCCAATTCATAAAAGCAAGGACTTCATTGGTAAGCGCCCGATAAGTATTGGAATCCAATTCAAGGACTTTTTCTAAAAAGTCCTTTTTATCATTTGTTGGTAATTCAATAATTCCTTTTTCATCTTTTCGTAACCAGTCAATGATATCTTCCAGGATTCTGTTATAAGCAGCTTTTTGTTTGGATAGGATAAAAGCCAGTGATGCTCCAAGACCACTGGTTTTTACCATGGTGGGGAATTTTTTCGAATAGGATTTATATTCATCAAGGTCCTTTTTTTCTTTCACAAAAGCCTTAACCCTTCTGAATGCTTCAGTGGCCCTTCCTTGTTCAACTTTTTTACGTAATGACAATTCGCTCATGACTACTTTTTTTAATGGATGATATAAAGGAGTATTTAAGATATAAGCTTCGCCCTTAAGACACCTTTTCCTAAGGTTGCATTTCCACCAAGTTGGAAGATATTGTTTAATTTTCCTAAAACAGATTGAAACTCTTCCATGGACTTTTCACTCGTGAATTTTTCTTCGGTGGACCGTTTGGAGAATTCATCTGAAGAGGAAACCAAAGTATACATGATAGATTCTGAAGGCAGATATTCTTCTGTAAATAAAGCCCCATCTTCTACTGTCCCCGTTTCATTATTAATCCGTATCCGCGTAATTACTTCCGTGGATTGGACCACAAAATCACGAAAATCATTATTGGATAAAACGACAAGATTTGTTTCAAGTAATTCTTTCCAGTAGGCTAGTTCGGGTAGGTCACCATAGATTTTTTGTGAAAGTGAAGAGGCAAGGTCTGAAATTCCACCATCAATTTTAAAAGCATATTCCTCCAGGACGACGTTATTGTTTATTCCCACTTTATCTGTATTGGCAAAACAATGGCCATCTTCAATTTCAACAGTAGACCAGGTTTTTAGAATATTGGAAAGCGATACATTTTTGGCAATCCTCAAATCCTTGGCAAAACGATTCATAACGGTGGGGCAGGAGACCCATACAAATACTCCTTTCATCGACTTAACAGGGAAAAGGAGCGTCCGGGCATCTGTCACTGCCAGAGAACCTGAATGTGCATCATTTCCGGCATCTTCCGGCCCGAATAACAATTTTACAATTGGATTTTCAGGTTGTTTGGGCTTCCATCCCAAAATAGCTTCAAAAGCTTCTCGAAGAGAGCCCTTTAAAGAAGAGGCTTCTATCTTTGGATAATCGGTATGTCGTTCTCTTTGAATAGGAAGATCTACCATACCTAAATCATCGCCGCTCCCTGCATGTAAAGGGGTCTCGCAAATTAGAAAAAGAGGTTTTGTGGTTTTAAACATTGTATTTCTTTTTAGTTATTAATTATTTTCGGGTTAAAGTTCTTCCCATGTCCAGTCTTCAAATTTTCCCTTGTAAAAACTTTCTGTAACATCAATTTTATTGTCATCAAACTTTGCCAAAATGTTGACACCAAGGCATCTGAATCTGGATTTATCCTTAATTTCAGGATCCTGGTTTAGCTTGTTTAAATGTTTGATAACTTTAGCCAGATTTTCATTTACAAAAGGTTCTGTATCATTAATCCCTTTAAAAACAAATCGAAAAACGACGAACAATGTTTCTAAAAAAGCATAGTTCATTGCCAGGATTCTTGCTTTTAATTGGAGGTAATAATCACCTTTTTTATCAATCTTATTCGCATATCCTTCTGCTGCGGAAAAGGCCTTTGATTCCAGCCAAACGCCATATTTGGCATTGTCTTTTTTATTTAGAAAAACGTCAATGTCTCCTACCTGGACCTTGTTATCATCTAGGATAAAATATTTATCTAATTTTGGAATTGTTAGCCCGATGCAATAATCTTTTGTCAGATCATTCCGGTCATCTAATGTGAAGTATTTAAAAAGTAGGTGCTCCATGATAAAACCTCTGTTGCTTTCGGTCATCACGCTAAAATCTTTTATCATACTGCCTAATGCACTTGGCCTTAAGAATTGACCCAAATGATCCCAAGAAAGGAGCTGATAATTGATCAAAGAATTTAGGATTTTGTTAACCTCATAGGGTAGTTTTAGGCTAGTTATTAATTGCTTGGAATCCTCATCCTTTCCAATAAATTTGTTGTTTTTAAACTCCAGTTTTTGATTGAACCATAACTGCCCAACCATTTTTATGGAGGGATTTTCTAAAAAATTTCTTTTAAGAAAGGGTTTTACAGCTTCAACTACGGCCCAATCGAAAGTAAAGGGTAGGTTTCCTATTGTGACTAAATCTGAACTATTTTCATAATTATAAATTAAGGGTACTTGCTCAATTTGCCCCAGTAAAGTCACGATGGGTATTATGGCTTTATACCCTCCGGAAATATTGAGGATAATTCCGGAACTTTTTCCTCTTGCAGTGTCAATGATTTGTTTGATTCTTTCAATCAAATTCAGAAACCCTGCTTCAAAAAAATTAGGTTGCTGAAATTCCTCGTGAAGGGCTGGGTTTTGAACCACCAATCCCTTAATTATATCATGCTGATAATCAGGGACGAAATCACAAAGGCCTGGATGTAAATAATTGAACATATCCCGAATCTGTTCAGCTGCAATTCTCGAAAGAACAGTATCGGTTGCAATAAGCCGTAAATTGAAATTAGCATAATCTCCTCCATTTTCTTTAATATAATGGACGGTACTTTGTATCTCAGCGGAAGGATAATAAGGGTTACCTTCTTGATCTATTGTAATATTTACCCAATTTCCAAGGTTCCTGATTATTTCCTTTGCCAGCGTTGAATTGGAGGTTTCATAGGTTTCTGCAGGGGCCGACTCCTCTTCAATTCCCTTAAGCTGAATTTTTTTATAGCGCCTTTCACCCAATACATTAAACCCATCCGTTAAATGATTTTTCAAGAGGGAAGTTCCAACCGTTATGATAATTGTAGTTTTCATTTTTTTAAATTTTAGGAGGAGTAAAATTTCCAAAATAGGAGATTCCAAATCCTTGTTCAGGAAGTTGATCAGATACACTTATGCCTTGAAGTGCTTGAATTTCTTCTGGTGAGTGTTCTGTTTTAAATAAGTAAACACTTCCTGCAGGAATAACCTGATACATATTTTTAGGTTTTCTTTTGGCCATATCAAAACCACCAATGGATTTTGTTTTTCCAATGATGGCACCGACCAATTCAGCTTTTATATTTATTCCTGCTTTGGACAAGTCGGGGAACCAGCTATTATTAGTGAAAATAGCAGGGGTGGCAAGGTATAGTTTGAAATATCCCTTCTTCAAAATAATTTCATCCGGTTGAATTGTAACCTCCATTATTTCTCGTTCATCAAGGGATACCAAGCGTCCTTCTCCGCCAAGCTTAACCATTGATTCTTTTAATTCACTTAATTCCAGATCTTGCTTTTCAATCCTTACAAAGAGTTCAAGTTGTCTGTCTTTTTCGGACGAATCTTTAAAAGACTTGAATCGAGTCATTCCAACCCGGTACAATTTACCTTCTTCTGTCGTTCTGGTTAATCCATCCCTCCCTATTCCAACTTTGGCCTCAGTAACTGTGTAATCGGTCATCTTTTTTATTTTCACCGAACTTGTTTCATTGGCCAGGTAGTTTTTCAATAAACTATCCGACAAAAGTCCATTGTCAATGTTTTCATAAAATTTATCATGGTCCCCTTGGATTAAGAAAGGGATTTGGTATTTAGAATGAGAGGAAGTTATTGTGTTTTGTATTGGATTCAATCTGACGACGTCATAGTATTTTTCATTCTTTTCATTTTGTTTTTGCCACTCTTCTTTGTTTTTTAGTTCTGAAAAATCAAGAGGCATAGGTAAAAAAACTTCATCCCCGATTCCAAAAGTCAAACCTTTTATGACCAAATCCTTCATTTTTTCTTCCACCTCGATAAAAGGAATTTCCTTTCCTGCTCTTGTCGCACAAAATGTACGCAGAGCACCATATATTACTGAAAGGTGTGGAGGAAAATTACTGTCGGCCCAGGTTTCTTCTCCCATGGAAAAAGGTTTGCCATCTCTGAAGAAAAGTGTATCCAGTGGTTTTATTTCGATATTCATGATTTTTCAGTTTTTCTTTTAATAAAAAGAGTAATTTTGAGGAGTTCGATAAAGTTATAAATGGGAACCTCCATTAAATCATTCTCTGAATATTTATTCATAAGCGGTTTTAGATGATCCAAAATTTCATCCACCAATTGTTCAGGTTTATCCTTTTGCAAAGACCTCTTTAAAAGTCTTTTCATTTCATGTTCTGCAAGAGATACCAGCATGAGGTTATGAAGTTCTCCTTCAAGTAATCGTCCATTATTATCAGCAAGTTGATAAAGTTCTCTTTCAAGATTTCGGATAAATGTTTCTGAAAAATTGGAGGTTGAATTTGGTTCCGGTTTAGTCAAATGTTTGACAACTGCCTCAAGATGAATCAGATTTTGTGATTCATTGTTTTTCAGATCCCAGGGCAAAATGGCTTCATGTGCTTCGCCTGAATGTTTTAAAGCAGCAATGGCAAGACGGTTTCGGCCTTCATCTTTTGCCTTTTTTTCCATTTCCCGGGTTTTTTGAAGCACAAAATGGAGTGGAGATTTATAATGCGCAATGACAACTCCCGCCGAGAAGGTAAAATCAAATCCTTCTGTAATTTGATCTTTGAATTTTGTTTTTACTTTTTGATTAACATCGACTTCAAAACTATTTCTCAAATCCTTTAATACTTCGAATAATGCGTTTAAATTAATAAGCCCGAGGAAATCATCTCCACCGGCATAAATGGTTTTACCTTTGGGTTCATTTAGAAATTGTTTACTTTTTTTTGCAAACTTCCCCAGTAATTCGGAAACATTTTCCTGAAAAAATTCTAATTCATGTTGATGTTCCTTTTTTAAATATTTCCCGCCCATTATTTGCCCCATGTGATCTCCGTCAAATACAATTAATGCATAATATTTGGGAAGTTCCTTTTCTCCAAAGATCCGTTTATGGTGTTCTGTAATGGAGTCCAAACCAGTAGCCTCCAATACTTTTTTCAATCCATGTTTTTTAAAATATTTTTCAGTTAAATTTTCGGCATAACATAGTTGTTCATCAAACAGACGACCACCATTAAAGAGAAGTTTGTAACTATTATATTCTGATTCATTAATGTGTTCTTTCAAATAATGGGATAAAGCAATGCCTGCTGTAGAAACAAATGACGGTTTTTTAAAGAAGTCATCACTATAATTCCTTTTCATGAAGGAAACTGCACTTAATCCTTCATTTTCATTCATCCATGAGTCATCTGTGTCTAATTCAATACCTCCGTTGAAATTGGAATATATTGATTTGGAACCCTCACCAAAAAACAAAGCATTATTGACTCCATCCAGGCTACATTTTCGCCCTTTTTCAGGAATTTGATTGAAAGACCTTATATTCTTTATCCCCCCTAATGAAGCTTCAATTTTGTGATAGGCATCATAATAACTGACATCCTCGGGATAAAAAAGCCAAAATATTTCAAGATGATTTTTTACTTGTTGATCATAATTTTTCCTGAAATCAGGGGTGATTTTTGATTTGGTCAGCCTGATTTTTTTCAAAGCCTGATCCGAAATATCATTAAAAGATAATCTGACCGATTCCTCAATTTTGTTTCCAATTTCTGCCAATTTCTGATCATCACTTTCTGCTATTTTACCAACAAATCTATTGGGGAGTGATTCCACTCCTTCAACCACTTGAGGTACAATAATTTTGATACCTTCTTGTCTAGCTGTTTCCATGGCCACATTACAAAGTCTGGAAAGTATTTTACTCCCTGCATACAAGTCTAGGTTTTTCCGTGCCTGGGCAATAAAGGATTGTACGGGGCCGATGGTGAAAAGGAATAGGTTATTCATTATTTTATTTTATTTTGATTGGCTTTCGAAAATCATATCTGGTTTTGATAGTAATTCTTTAATTCTATTGTTAATTTGGTTAAAGATATTTGTACTTGGAAGTTCAAACCACTCAATCCATTTATAAAAAATTTTTGTATTTTCTTCATAGCCAAGCTGCACTTCATCCAGATAACTCAGATGTTTTTTAAAATAAAGCTCATTTTTATTTAAATCATCATGAATTTGTTCGTTTCGAGGATGGTTAATTGGAAGATATTCAGTACATATTTTTTTTAATTCCCCCTTCTCTTCTTCGTCGAAGCAAATAGAAAAAGTATCAATAATCTTTCTGTGTAATTCATTCTTTAATTTCTCCTGATCATCTAGTGCCTTTTTTATTTTATCCTTAATTTTTTGGATACCAAAAGGCACTCCTTTTTTATTAACATCCTTATCTGCTCCTATCGCTTTTAAGTAGGCTTCCATGAATTTTTGAATATTAACAATGGCGTTGGCATAATTTCTGGTATAAATCAAATCTAATTGGGCCTTTGAGAGTAGTCGCATTAACCCAAGAAAGGTTTCTTCATCTTTTATGATAACCCCTTCAAATTTTTTATAAGATTTCAATAGTTGCTCTTCTATTTTAAGAGGCTCTATTAAAAAATGCCTATGTGTCCAGTTAAAATTAGTGGTATTTTCATATAATTCTTTTGCGTAAGTTAATGATGAAGACAGAATTAGCTGTCCATATTCTTTTAATTTATCACTTGCTCTTGCGTAATTATATTCATTTAAGAGTTCTTCAATTGCATTGAATAAAAAGAACATTTTTGGTAAGAGATAATTATTGTTAATAATTAAATCGAATTCATGAATTTTATTTTTTATTATTTTAGATCTTTCTTCGTCTACAATATTCGAGTTTTCCAATACAAAATTCTTAAGAATCTTATAACTGTCACTTGTTTTAATGTAAGTGGATCTAACTGCTAATAAACTTGAAGAAACTGTATCCTTTAAAAAGTTTATAAAATCGTCTTTTACGAAGTCCAAGTAACTTTGGGGTGTTAAAACTTCTTTGTTAATTCTATCTTTTAATTGAATTAAAAGATAGAGATTATTTTTTGTTGAATTGTATGCTTCGTTGATTGCATCACCAAATTCGGCGTGTAATGAGTTATAAATGAAATCTAATGAATATCTTCCTTTTTGTGTGAGCGACTTTATCTCAATGCAATTTGATTCTGTTTCTAAGTAGAAAAAATTTTCTTTTAAATCACAACTGTCAAGGAAAAAAAGTATTTCTTCTTCATTATAATGGCGTGATTTTAAAGTATTATTTAGCTTTTCATCAATTAGAAAAGCGTTTTCATAATTATGTTTTCCATTTTTAAAATAAAGGATTCTATTTGAAGCAATGATATCTGAAACAAAACAATATGCAGTTAAATTTTTTAAAAGGTTTTCAACTCCTTCCGTATATCCGAAATAACATTGTTGTCTTTCAAGTTTTCTCATTACCAACTTTCCTTTAATGTTTCCAACCTGTTTTTTAATATTATTCTAAAAGTGCTCTCGTCTGGCAAAAGGAGATGTATCATATTAAATGAATTTTCAGCACCTATTATATCTTTGATCTTACAAGCATCATAAAATTCATCAACAAGCTCTAAATATTTTTTCCCGTAGTGTTGTTTCAATCCTAAATGAGATAATATTTGTTCTATTTTCCAACCTCCTAATGGAGGGATTTTTGTTAGATTTCCGGCGTTTAATCTATAAATTATTCCATTTACTCCTTGTAATACTATTGGACTATGAGTTGTAATAATGAATTGAACTTTTGGAAATAAATCCATAAGTTTTGGTAAGATTTTGCTTTGCCATTTAGGATGTAAATGCAAGTCTATTTCATCAATTAATACGATTCCTTTACCTTGTAACAATGGATTATTATCTGTCACTCCAGACATTCCTTTTAATTTGGGATTTGCAGTAATTAACCGCATCGCTAAATCAGAAACTAAGGCAAAAAGATTTTTTTCTCCTGAAGACATTTGTGAAATGTCAATTGTTTCTTTTTCAAAATGTGAATCTTTCAAAATAACCTTGTCTATTACCAAGGCTTCGTAGCTGGTATGGTAATCAATTCTAAGATTTTTAAAATATTGCTCAGTATCACTAAATACTTCAATAATGGCATTGTTTATTAGATCTATCTCGTATTGGATTTGTGTAATTAATCCAACTTTATACCTTCTATTGTACCAGTCAAAAAAATCGTTGAATGTAAATCGCCCTGGAATTAGAGAACCCCTATATATTTCTTTAAATCTATCATCCATAAGAAAATCTGAAGTGGAGTCCTCAAAGTTGGTGTTGATTGAGTTGCCGCCATAATAAACGAGAATAGGCAAGCTATCTTCCCCATCATTTCGAAAAGATTTATGAAAATCTATATAAAAAGCAGTAAAGGCGTCTAAACTCTCATTCGAAAGTTCTTTTTTTGAGGCATGGCTTAATTCTTTTTTTATGTTGGGAAGAAATGAGGTTCCTTCTTTTTCAATTTTGTTAATATTCAACCCAATTATTGAAGTCGCGGTTATTTGCCTATTAAAAAAATCTGGTTCATTTTCCGGGACTTGATTATTATTTTCATTTTCTTCTTCTTCAAATTTTGGATAAGTAAGAAGAAAATTTGCCTTTGTATTAGAAATTAGAGTTCCATTTTTTATATCAGACTTTTTAAAATTAGATTTTGGAGAATCGTCTAATAATATGTGTTGTAAAAAAAAACGTAAATGTTCCGATATTACATCTAAAATTGTGCTTTTTCCAGCACCATTATCTCCAATAATAGCTGTTAAACGTTCATGGAAATTAAGCTGCAATGACGTAAATCCTCGAAAATTTTGTAATCTGATTTCATCTAATCTTATATCATATCTATTAGGCTCTATTATATCTTTAGGGGTCATCATAAAATACTGTTTTTAAATTCTTCCTGTAAAACCGGATCGATA
This sequence is a window from Lewinellaceae bacterium. Protein-coding genes within it:
- the cas10 gene encoding type III-B CRISPR-associated protein Cas10/Cmr2 codes for the protein MNNLFLFTIGPVQSFIAQARKNLDLYAGSKILSRLCNVAMETARQEGIKIIVPQVVEGVESLPNRFVGKIAESDDQKLAEIGNKIEESVRLSFNDISDQALKKIRLTKSKITPDFRKNYDQQVKNHLEIFWLFYPEDVSYYDAYHKIEASLGGIKNIRSFNQIPEKGRKCSLDGVNNALFFGEGSKSIYSNFNGGIELDTDDSWMNENEGLSAVSFMKRNYSDDFFKKPSFVSTAGIALSHYLKEHINESEYNSYKLLFNGGRLFDEQLCYAENLTEKYFKKHGLKKVLEATGLDSITEHHKRIFGEKELPKYYALIVFDGDHMGQIMGGKYLKKEHQHELEFFQENVSELLGKFAKKSKQFLNEPKGKTIYAGGDDFLGLINLNALFEVLKDLRNSFEVDVNQKVKTKFKDQITEGFDFTFSAGVVIAHYKSPLHFVLQKTREMEKKAKDEGRNRLAIAALKHSGEAHEAILPWDLKNNESQNLIHLEAVVKHLTKPEPNSTSNFSETFIRNLERELYQLADNNGRLLEGELHNLMLVSLAEHEMKRLLKRSLQKDKPEQLVDEILDHLKPLMNKYSENDLMEVPIYNFIELLKITLFIKRKTEKS
- a CDS encoding AAA family ATPase, translating into MMTPKDIIEPNRYDIRLDEIRLQNFRGFTSLQLNFHERLTAIIGDNGAGKSTILDVISEHLRFFLQHILLDDSPKSNFKKSDIKNGTLISNTKANFLLTYPKFEEEENENNNQVPENEPDFFNRQITATSIIGLNINKIEKEGTSFLPNIKKELSHASKKELSNESLDAFTAFYIDFHKSFRNDGEDSLPILVYYGGNSINTNFEDSTSDFLMDDRFKEIYRGSLIPGRFTFNDFFDWYNRRYKVGLITQIQYEIDLINNAIIEVFSDTEQYFKNLRIDYHTSYEALVIDKVILKDSHFEKETIDISQMSSGEKNLFALVSDLAMRLITANPKLKGMSGVTDNNPLLQGKGIVLIDEIDLHLHPKWQSKILPKLMDLFPKVQFIITTHSPIVLQGVNGIIYRLNAGNLTKIPPLGGWKIEQILSHLGLKQHYGKKYLELVDEFYDACKIKDIIGAENSFNMIHLLLPDESTFRIILKNRLETLKESW